Part of the Pseudanabaena sp. BC1403 genome, CCCGCAACGCGGGCGCTTTGCTTTTTTGGGGATTAGCCCTGTCCAGACCAGTCAAGTAAGCCACTAAACTGGTGCAGGTCAATAAAACTAAGCTGTAACAAAATCATGAGCAAGGGGCCTTCTTGTCGGGCTTGCCAGCGTTTGGCAACCGCCAACTGCTCACGGTCAACGACAGACAACTCTAGCAGGTGTCTTTCTAAATCTTCTTGGCGACTAGCGATCGCGTATGTCTGGGAGTGATAACTCATTGAGATCAAATAACTAATTACTTAGGCAATTTGGATTAATAGCGTAGCGCACCTTACCACATCTATCAACCTCCGTCAAAGTTATTTTTTTGTATGGACACAAACCGAAAAATATGAGATGCGATATGACTCGGCACATCTCATAATTTTCAGTTTGAATGAGTCTTAATGCAAGTGGACATTGTTGACGAACATGTCAAAAATTTTTGACAAAAATCAACTGATAGAACCGCTAAAAGCACATAATAAGTTTAGTAACCTTTTTAACGTTTAGAAATCATTTAGATTGTGTGTCTCATCAATTCTTATAATAAAAATCGGTTTTAATGCAAGTCGCCTGACGATTGACGTTCATTAAAACCGATTTTTAGGTTTGGATCGTCTGCGGCGCTGCAAATCCAAACATTGGCTTCATAATTAGAATTGATTTTATGTGTCTAAATTGCTTTGCGCTTGCTTTGGACGTTTCTAAATAAATTGTAGTGCTTTAGCAAAATCTCTCTACATGGACAATTCCAAATTTTCTGAAGAAATATCCATGAAAGACTGGCTAAAACTCCAGCAGGAAGTCAAAGGACTACGAACGCAAGTAAGCCGACTTCAGATGGAAAATAGCGATCTGGAAAACTCATTGTTAACCGCAGTTGAACATGGCGATCTTGTTGAAGCGGAGCTTCTAGATGTTAACAAAAAACTAAAAAGTGAAATCATCGAGCGCAAGATGGCTCAAGCCACCCTGCAATCAATCTTAGAAATTGTCTATCGGGACAAAAGCGATCTCGAAATAATGCTGGCGACTAGCACTGAGCATGGTGATGCGATCGAATACGAGCAATACAATCGCGCTGTCGAGACGATGCACCAAAGCGAGGAGCAGTTTAGATCGATCGCAGAATCAACTAGTATGGCGATGCTGGTTAGTAGACTCTCTGATGGTGCGATTGTATATGCTAATACTAGTGCTGGCACAATCCTCGAAAGAGAATCCCACGATTTAATACAGCGATCTATTAAAGATCTTTACTACTTGCCAGCAGAATGGGAGATTTTACAGCAGCATTTTTTGCAAAACCAAAAAGTGCGTGACTATGAGATTCGTCTATGCAAAGCCAATCAAGAACCCTTGTGGGTGCTAGCATCTGTGCATCCACTATGGCTAAAAGGCGAGCAAGTTTTATTAAATACTTTTTATGATATTACGCTGCTTAAAAAGACAGAACTTGCTCTGCGTGAGTCAGAAGCTAAACTCCGAGAACAAGCCAATCTCTTAGAACAACGAGTGGAAGAACGTACTTATGACCTTAAGCTAGCAAAAGAAGCTGCCGAGTCAGCAAGCCGTTCTAAAGCTGCCTTTTTAGCAAATATGAGTCATGAGTTGCGTACTCCTCTAAATGCAATTCTAGGTTTTGCTCAGCTTATGCTTTATGACCAAGAATTAAATGAACAACACCAGACAGATCTCCAAACTATCTGTAATAGTGGCAATCATCTACTAGCAATGATTAATGACATTTTAGAAATGTCAAAGCTCGAAGCTGGCAGCGTACTTTTGCGTGAGAAGGAATGCTCTCTATACGACATCGTAGATACCGCAAGAGACATGTTGTATCTGAAGGCTCAAGAAAAAGATTTGTCTTTTGATGTGAGTGTTCAGCCAGATGTTCCTCCCTATATTTATACCGATGAAGGTAAATTACGCCAAATATTAATCAATTTAATCGGTAATGCGATCAAGTTTACTGAATCAGGACACATTATTTTGCGCGTAGATGTCCGCAACTTACCCAATAATATAGACAGAATAGCTGGAGAAGTTTCTGAGATTCCTCGTTGCTTGTGTTTTGAAGTGGAAGACACGGGGGCGGGCATTTCCGAAGCGGAGGTGTTAACCTTATTTCAGCCCTTTGTCCAAACGGATTCTGGTAAGCGATCGCAAGAAGGGACTGGGCTAGGACTATCGATTAGCTATAACTATGTGAGGCTAATGGGTGGTCAAATGTTTGTCATCAGTAAAGTTGGCGAAGGTTCTACCTTCAGGTTTTATATTCCAGTTAAGTCTTTAGATCTGTTTAGTGCCGATTCTCCAACTAAATCACCACGTCGAGTAATTGGCATTGAAGGCAATCAAGTCCACCGTATCTTAATTGCTGAAGATATGCGTCTGAACCGCCAACTATTAACGAGAATTTTATCGCCACTAGGAATTGAGGTGCGCGAAGTTACGAATGGACAAGATGCGATCGATGTATGGCAATCTTGGTCACCACATTTAATCTGGATGGATGTCAGAATGCCGATCATGAATGGTCAAGAAGCTGCATCGGCAATCAGGGAAATTGAGGCAAAGCGGAGTATTTCCACTTCGCAGAAAGTCCGAATAATTGCTTTGACCGCTAGTTTAGTTGAGCTTAGAGAAGAAGATTTATTTATTAATGGGTTCGATGGATTTCTTTCTAAACCATATACTGAGGATAAAGTTTTTGACAGAATGGCAGAGCATCTAAACTTGCAATATATTTATAAGTAAGTGATGTTACGTGGAAAGAAAAATGCACCACATCCCCCAACCCCTTCTCCTTGCAAGGAGAAGGGGAGCCAGAGCTTTTTCTTGTTCCCCTCTCCTTTGCAAGGAGAGGGGCTAGGGGTGAGGTTTTAGAAACTTCCACGTAACATCAGTAAGTAACTAAAACCTCAAAAGACAAATCGCCTGCTTAGCTGGCGATTTGTCTTTTGAGGTTTTAGTGTTAATTTTCTAACGCACATAAGCGTGAAATGGAGAATTACGTTCAGCCAAAAGCTCGCGCATTCTTAAGGTGTTATAGACAGGATTATGCTCATAATCTCCATAGAGAACGATATTAGCTAAAAAACCTTGTATTTCCTGTATATCTTCAATCCGTTCTACATACTTACAAGATTTAATAGATAGATTGTTTTTACGCCAATTTAAATATTCAGCATAGCTGCCTGTAATTATTAGAGTCTGTCTGTTGGAAGTATCTTTAATAGCGGTCATTGTTGGATCTATTGGTATCACTAAGATTTTTTAACTACGTCTCAAATCAATTGCCTCGTTTTTTACCTTAAACAAACTTAGTATAACTTAACACATTTTGTCATCATCCATAAGGACGCAATTTTTTGTGGCGAGGCTTTGCCTCGCCACAAAAAATTGCGTCCTTATTAAATCGCATAGTCCTTAAGAGGTAAGAAATTCAGCAATTCTAATTATGAAATCGATTTTAGAGTTTTCATCGCCTGCGATGATGAAAACTCTAAAATCGGTTTTGATTAGAGATCGTGTAGACTTAATACGAAAAGAATTCCGCCTTCTATTTGGGATGTTTTTGTAATGCGACTCCAACCATACCTGCTCTCAGCTTTAGTTGCACTCATACTGATGATTACTAGTTGTGCTTCTACAGGACAATCGGCAAACGCTCAACTATCTGATGCTCAATTTGAAACTAAAGTCTTAGAAATCATCCGTAAAAATCCGAAGGTGATTTTAGATTCGGTGCAAGCTTATCAAAGATCTCAAGCTCAACAAGAAGAGCAGTTACGCGATAAGGTGTTATCACAAATCCGCCAAGAACCTCGCCTACTACTCCGCAATTCGCCAGTTACAGGTTCGGCAAACCAGAAAATTATTATGGCGGAGTTCTCAGATTTTGAATGTCCTTTTTGTGCAAGAGGGTATGCTGTGGTGAAAGAATTTATGGCAAAAAATCAGAATGATGTCACTTTAGTGTTTAAGCATTTCCCTCTTAAGGAGATTCATCCTCAGGCAGAACCTGCTGCTCTTGCGGCTTGGGCGGCTTCACAACAGGGCAAGTTTTGGGAATATCATGATGCTTTATTTGAGCAGCAGGGCAAGCTTGGAGAAGATTTCTATCTCGAACTTGCAAATACTTTGAAACTTGATGTCGATCGCTTTAATCGCGATCGCAAGAGCGAAGAAGCGAAAGCAGCTATCAAGAAAGATTTTGAACTTGGTAAGTCTTTAGGAGTACGCGGGACACCTTCATTTGTGATAAATGGAGTGTTTTTCTCTGGTGTACCAGACATTAAGGATTTGGAATCTTTGGTTGCCCAGATTAAAGCGGGTAAATAAACCAAGAACTCAAGTTCTTGGCTAAAAGCTCAAGTCCACTGAAGTGGGCTGAAAGAACTTCTAATTAACCCGTTTCAACGGGTTTGAGCTTTTAGCCCGCACTTGAGTGCAGGGCTTGAGTGCGGGGCTACAGCGTAACCCCTAATATATCTAGTATTTTTTAGATGAGAACAGTAAATGGGCAATTGGAGAGAACAAATAATTATTACTCCCATTGCTCGTTTTTCCGATCGCCTGATTTGGCTATCGGAGCATCCAGTTTTTGGCGTAATGGCGATCGCTTTAGTTGCATTTGCGACTCGCTTTTGGAACTTGGATGGCACAGGAGATGTTGTTTTTGATGAGGCTTATTATCCTAAGTTTGCTCAAAACTATTTGCGTGGTGAGACTCTATTTGACGCACATCCACCCCTAGCCAAATATATCATTGCTATAGGTATCAAGATTTTTGGTTATGCTCCTTTTGGCTATCGCTGTATGACGGCACTAGCAGGTTCATTACTGCCCTTAGTTACCTATGAGTTGATCTGGCAGTTGAGCGATCGCCGTGGTTGGGCATGGCTGACGGGATGGTTTGTTGCCATGGATGGCTTGTTATTGGTGGAGTCACGCTTTGGCTTGATCAATATTTACATTTTACTTTTCGGGATGCTCAGTCATCTATGTATGGTGCTAGCCTTGAAGCGATCGCGACAAAGATGGTTTTGGGTACTTGCTACAGGCTTGATGTTCGGCGCATCAATCAGCG contains:
- a CDS encoding ATP-binding protein, yielding MDNSKFSEEISMKDWLKLQQEVKGLRTQVSRLQMENSDLENSLLTAVEHGDLVEAELLDVNKKLKSEIIERKMAQATLQSILEIVYRDKSDLEIMLATSTEHGDAIEYEQYNRAVETMHQSEEQFRSIAESTSMAMLVSRLSDGAIVYANTSAGTILERESHDLIQRSIKDLYYLPAEWEILQQHFLQNQKVRDYEIRLCKANQEPLWVLASVHPLWLKGEQVLLNTFYDITLLKKTELALRESEAKLREQANLLEQRVEERTYDLKLAKEAAESASRSKAAFLANMSHELRTPLNAILGFAQLMLYDQELNEQHQTDLQTICNSGNHLLAMINDILEMSKLEAGSVLLREKECSLYDIVDTARDMLYLKAQEKDLSFDVSVQPDVPPYIYTDEGKLRQILINLIGNAIKFTESGHIILRVDVRNLPNNIDRIAGEVSEIPRCLCFEVEDTGAGISEAEVLTLFQPFVQTDSGKRSQEGTGLGLSISYNYVRLMGGQMFVISKVGEGSTFRFYIPVKSLDLFSADSPTKSPRRVIGIEGNQVHRILIAEDMRLNRQLLTRILSPLGIEVREVTNGQDAIDVWQSWSPHLIWMDVRMPIMNGQEAASAIREIEAKRSISTSQKVRIIALTASLVELREEDLFINGFDGFLSKPYTEDKVFDRMAEHLNLQYIYK
- a CDS encoding DUF2949 domain-containing protein codes for the protein MSYHSQTYAIASRQEDLERHLLELSVVDREQLAVAKRWQARQEGPLLMILLQLSFIDLHQFSGLLDWSGQG
- a CDS encoding DsbA family protein — translated: MRLQPYLLSALVALILMITSCASTGQSANAQLSDAQFETKVLEIIRKNPKVILDSVQAYQRSQAQQEEQLRDKVLSQIRQEPRLLLRNSPVTGSANQKIIMAEFSDFECPFCARGYAVVKEFMAKNQNDVTLVFKHFPLKEIHPQAEPAALAAWAASQQGKFWEYHDALFEQQGKLGEDFYLELANTLKLDVDRFNRDRKSEEAKAAIKKDFELGKSLGVRGTPSFVINGVFFSGVPDIKDLESLVAQIKAGK